The sequence GTCAAGCCACATGCGCAGCGCGACCGCGCCCGCGCGATAGCGAATTTCGTAGATGTGCTCGGCCTCTCTCGCGGCAGTCAGACTACGCGCCCGAAAGTCGGCCTGTTCGGCCAGACGAACGCGCGCCGACAGCGCGCTTTCGACGTCCGAGAAGGCCTGATAGAGCGCTTGGCGAAATCCGATGACCGCCGACTCGTACTCCACTTGCGCGATGCGCGTGTCGACGCGCATCGCCTTAAGATTGAGAAATGGCAAGTTCAGGCCAGCGCCAAGGATCGCCACCGGATTCGCCAGCAGGCTACCGAGCGAGGTGCTGCTCGATCCCACCGCACTGGTCAGCGACAGGTTCGGGTAGTAGCTAGTGCGAACCACATCGACATTGGCGAGACTCTGGCGCAACCGGAGTTCGGCAGCACGCATATCAGGGCGTCGCCCCAGCAGATCCGCAGGCAGCCCGCCCTCCACCACCGGCAATGCTCCGGCTGGCAATGCCGGCGGCTCCTGGCCGAGCACCTCTTCCAGCACATTGCTGTTAGGCGCCGCGTTGAACATAATCGCCAGCGCGTTGCGCGTTTCGACCTGAGACTGACGCAACTGCGACAGGCTGCTCTTTTGCGTCAGAACCGTCTGCTCCGCTTCCCGACGCTCGAGCGCGGATACGATCCCCGCCAGATTCTGGGCATTTACGAGTTGCTGCGTGTGCAATGCCGTCGCGAGGCTCTGCTCTTCGGAGGCTAGCCGCTGGTTGAGGTACGCCAGGCGCCAGTAAAGGTTCGCCGTGGTGGCGATCACATTGAGGCGTGCTGTTTCGCGATCCGCCTCGGACGCCAGAAGTGCCCATTCAGCGATGCTCCGCTGCTGCGCAAGTCGGCCCCACAGGTCGATCGTGTAACTCACAGTTCCGCGCGACATGCCGATGTTGTTCCGTGTCGCCTCGCCGCTATCCAAGTGAAAATCACGACGGACATTAACGCCAGCCTCGGACCCGAACTGGAGCGGGTCGCCCGCGAGTCCGGCGCGAATCTGGGCCTTCCGCACGTTCAGCGCGGCGGTGGCGAGATTGTTGTTGCGCGACAGCGCCTCGGCAATGAGTCGTTCGAGCCGGGCATCGCCAAAACGCGTCCACCAGGGCGCTGCATCCGTCGTCGCATGTGCGTCCACGACGTTCGCCTGAACCCAACGCGCCGGCACATCGAGCGATGGCCGTTCATAGACACTGCCCGCGCACCCAGCAAACACGGCGCTGAACGGGATCAATGCGCCGACAAAGCAATGTTTCAGCCGCGGGAAGGTGATCTCACGCATCGCGTGCGCGACAACTGGCGACGCGCGGCGAGGCCTGCCAGGAATGGGCATGTTGCGCATGTTATTCCCGTGAGGCAGATCCTTGTTTGTAAACGGCATGATTACACTCGAGACCCAATCACAAGACACAATTCAGGCATCACGTCACCATTGAAGCCAGATATTGCGAACATGAAGACTGCCCCTCCACACGAAGCCTGGTCGACCAATTGCCTGCCACCACGGGCCCGGCTATACCGACGATCCATTGATGGATTCAAGCAACGACATCGCCTCCGTCGGCGTGATAATCGAATCAATCTTTCCGTCCTTCATCAGCATGATCCTGTCCGCGGAAAGGACCGTCTCCGGACGGTGGGCGATGATGACGCGCGTGATCTTCAGCGACTTGATCGCCCGATTCACCGCCTTCTCGTTTGACATATCCAGATGACTGGTTGCCTCGTCCAACAACAGAATCTTCGGACGCTTGTAAAGCGCCCGCGCCAGCAAAATGCGCTGTTTCTGACCACCAGACAGAACCGCGCCCATATCGCCCACGAGGGTGGCATACTTCATCGGCATGGCTTCGATCTCATCCTCGATGTTGGCCATTGCCGCACACTTGGCGATCCACTCATGATCCGGACGCGCATCGAATCCCGAGATGTTTTCCGCGATGGATCCGCCAAACAGGATGTCATCCTGCAGCACGGTTCCGAATACGCTGCGGACTTTCTCCACACTCATCGACTCAACATCGTCCCCGCCAATGAGGATTCGCCCCCTGGCTCCCTGGTAGATACCCAGAATGACATTGAAAATCGTTGACTTTCCGCATCCCGAAGGCCCGATGATGGCTACAGACTCGCCTTCCTCGACCTTGAAATTCAATCCATCGATCACGTTTCGCTCAAATAGCGAATATTGGAAGAACAGGTCCTTGCACTCGAGGCTGCCAGACAATCTGGCGATATCGCATTCCAGGTCACGGCGCGTTTCCTCTGGCCTTGAAAGCACGATGTCACCCAGCCGGTCAGCGTGGAGCTGCATGTTCTGAATGACAAACACGTTATCGATGAGCGCGATCACGCGGCTTTCGAACAGCAGCTTGTATCCGAGGAAAGCGATCAATGCGCCCACCGTGTATTCCCGATCGATGACCAGGGCTGCACCACACCAGACCACCGCAATGTTCTGAATGTCAAATATCAAGGTCCTGGCGAACTTCAGCCAAACATCGATTTTCAGCGTCTTGATCTTGGCATTCGTTTGATTGACGAACAGCGAGATCCAGGTAAGCCGACGTTCCGCTTGCTGACCATAGAGCTTGACCTGCCGGATGCCACGAATGGTCTCGAGGAGGTAGGAGCTCTGTTTCGCCCCATGAACGATCTCGTTCCTCGACGCACCCAGAATCGAGGCGTTGAGAAGCCAGCGCACCGCGATGTACAGAAGCGCGCTGATTAGGACCAGACTGCCCAGCAGCGGCTGGTAGATGAACAGCACGAACAGGATGACGACGGAGAACACTCCGTCAAGCACCGACTCGACGAATGACGTGGTCAGCATTCGCTGAATGAAGTCGATGGCGCCGAATCGGGACAGCACGTCTCCCATGTTCCGCTTCTCGTAGTATTCGAGCGGCAAGGAGAGCATGTGATCCAAGACATTGTCTTTCCACTGAACGTTCAGGCTGGTGCTCAAATACATAAGGAACCAGCTACGCACAGAACCGATGAAATTCTTGAGCAGATAGACAATACAAAAACCTATCGCCAGCGCGCCAATGACATACTGATCGTTGGCGCCGATCGCACTGTCAATAACCAACTGGATGTAATAGGGCGACAGCGCCACAAGAAATTCCAGCCCGATCGCCAAAAACAGGATCGTGGTGAGCGCCCTCATCCGCCCCCGCAGATTGCCCATCAAATGACTCAGGGGAATGTTCTTCTGCCGCTCAATGACGATGAACTCTGGATCTGGCCATACCTCGATGGCCACCCCGGTGAATGCTCGGGACAAGTCTCCCAACTCTATTTTTCTCTCGCCGTATGCGGGATCGATGATGATGGCGTGCTCGTCGCCTATTTTCCTCAGCACCACAAAATGATTGAAGTTCCAGTGCAAGATGCATGGGAGCTTGATCTGCTCGAGACCAGCAATTTCAGTACGGATCGGCCGGCTGGACAAGCCGTTGTGCTTGCACACGCGAAGCAGTGATCCCAGCGAGATCCCCTTCAGCGACACGGAGAACTTGAGCCGGAGGTCCCGCAGCGTCACGTGGTGGCCATGGTAATTTGCCAGCATCGCCACGCATGCGAGACCACATTCCGTCGACTCAGTCTGCAGGACCGTCGGGAATTTCGTGCCAAATAAACGTTCGAAATATGCCTTTTTTTCCATTGCCTACTGTTTAATTCTTTCCGACGCAGTGAAGATCGGACGCATGAGCCACTGATAGATTCGATGCCGTTCCACCATGATGTCCGAATCGATCATCAGCCCTGGCTTCAGCGCATAGCGCGTGCCGTTCCCGCTCACGAACTGCCGCTCGAGCCGAACCTTCACCAGATACATCGGTTCCGTCACCGACAACTTGGAACCCAACGCGATATCGTCCGGCATCAGGGAAGTTTCGGACATCGAATAGATAATTCCTTTCCCCTGTCCAAACTGCTGATACGGGAAAGCCGAATACCGCACATATACGACATCGCCCTTCTTCAAAAAGCCAATGGCTGCGGCCGGAATGAGAAGCCGGGCTTCGATTTCCGCCTGCGAAGGCACCACGAATGACACGGGTTTGGTGCTGTCGTAATAGGAACCGTCGACACCCTGAATCGCCGTGACCTTTCCCGATGCAGGCGCCTTGATGATGGCTCCCTTCCGGTACTCGGCGGCCAGAATCTGCTCTTCAAGCGCCAACAGTTCGCCCTTGATCGACAAGATGCGCTTCCCGAACTCCGACTCATCTTTGTCCTTTTCGAAAGAAAGATTAGAGATGTCCCGACTCAAGGTTTCCGACAATCTTTGCCGTTCGTTGTAATCAATCCTGCTGTTGAACGCCGAGATCGCCTTTTCCGCCATCGCATCCTCGGAGATCGCCTCCTGGGCCCGTGCCGCCTCGTACCGCCTCAAGCTCGCCAACAGCAACTCATTCTTCTTCCGCACCTCTTTTATCTGCACCCCAATCAGCTTCAGCTCATTCTGTTTCGAGCGAATCTGATATTCGATGTTTTTCAGGCGACGCGCATAAATCGACTTCTCGGTCTCGAGTTGCCGGTTCAGCAAATCCTTTCGCTCGTTGAGAAGGTTTATCGCCTCCGTCGAGGTTCCCCGGTTGGCCAGGCCAAAGACCTCAGTCGAAACCAGGAACAGCGGCGCGCCCTTTTTTACGATTTCGTCTTCCTTCACGAAGTACTTAATGACGATTCCTGGCTTCGGCAGATACACCGGTATCGCGCCGAGCGTCGAGAACAGCTCTCCCTTTGCCGATACTCTTCTCGTGTAGGACCCGAAGATCAGGACCAGCAGGAGAGACAGGATGCAAACGAGCAGCAACACGAGTATCTTTTTATAAGATCGAGGAAGAAATAGCAGGACATCGCCATAGAGATTCCTCGCTTCCTTGCGCGCCTCCAGCGCTTCCTTCCTGAATAATTCTCTCTTGTCCATCGACACCAATCATCAATTCGCTATTCCGGCCATCGGCCAAAAAATACGTCCAAATCAGCCGTGAGATAGCCGTCTTCCGCGACGTGCTCGGCAACGAATCGCCGATGACTGTCGATGAACTGCAGCATGTCGGATTTGAGCCTCTCTCTGCTTGCCCTTCGTGCCTCGGTATCGCGAACGCTCGTGTTGATGTACTCGCTCGCCGATTCGATCAGTCGTTCCGATGACGCATGATCAATCAGCAGCGCCTTGGACAGATTGCGGGCTCGCTTGAAGAGAAGATGATCAAATGGACGCTCTTCTAGCGACAATTTCTTCGCCACCAGACAATGAGTCGTAGCAAATCGCGAAAGTGGCTCCATAAGGTTCCCGCGAAGTGGGTCACCTTCATTGATCTGTCGCCAGGAACGACAACGCGCGGTTTCGTAGATAAGGCCATGGAATTCGAGGCTCATCGAGACTTGAGCCGCTTGAATCACCATGTCTGTCCTTTCTTCGGGCAGGAATACATTCGTGAACCGGGCCACATCTCCATCGGAAAGCAGGGCTTGCTGGGCGAGGGCGATGTATTTGACGATGGTTGCCTTGGATGCGGCGCACGCCTCTTTCATGCCAATAAGATACCCTCCTTCATCCGCGTAGCAATAGATCTCCTCGGGCGTCAGGTCGACCTCGGCCAAGGCACCCTGATGTTCGAGTGCCATGATGGCAAACAGATTGACCAGCCCATGAAAGAAGCGCGAGGCAATCGAGCATATCGCTGGCACGTCGACCTGCCGGCCAAACACTTGATTGACAAAATAGATTTCCGGCGACTTGTAGCACACGTAAGCGAGCGCATACATGTCGCCGACACTGCCCCCTGTCTCGCCGATGATTTTTCGATCGCGCAGAAGCGAGGCAGTTTCCCGGATGAATGCAATCACTTCGTTCTGGTGCCGCATAAGTGCCTGGAGCGATTCCACATTGACCGGCTTATGGGTATCCGCTCGTGAGTCTCGGTAAGGACACGCCCGGTAAGCCGAGCTACCGGGTTTGTACAACATCGATCGGCCCTCCAGAACCGGGCGACCGTCTTCGTCCAGGCAATCAGGAGGACAAAAAAACATGAAAGCCTTGTTCTGCCTCATGAACTCGATGTCGAATGGATAGGGAAGCTCGGATTTCATCATTTTGAAGCGATATCCTACGATCGAACTACGGTTATCTCGCCAATCACCGGCCGCCTAATCGAATACCCGATTCACAAACCGAATCCAAAACCAATCATGAAAACGTTCCACTACGTGGCAGAACGATGCCGTGTCAGATACCGTTGAATTACACCAGGCACGCTAATAAATCTTTCTTTTTAAATAATTTCGATTGTTCCGTTCATCGCTAGCGAATAAAGAGCTTCGGACAGCTCGGCACGTGTGCGATCCGGAAATTTCTCTTCAATTTGAGAAACGTTCACTTGTGGATTCGTGACCAGAAAATCTTTCAGAGGCTGCAGGTCGTCCTGAAACCACACCTTGCCGTTGCTCGTGACGAGGTAATCGTCTGAAAGATCGCTTCTCAACACGTTGAGACGTAGCTGCGCGTCACACTCGAGCGCATTGACGCTCGCGTTGCCAAGCGTTTCGAGGTTCAGTCGCGTCTCGAGGATTTGATCCGCTACGTGTGACTCCATGAACTCGCGGTAGCACACGGGATCATTCATGCGCTCGGAGATTACTTCCGCAAGCAGACGGATCGTTTCCTTGTCCTGTGCATAATTTTCAAGCGCCATCCGCGCGTGAATACACTCGGGCAACTTCCGGAATACCCATTTTGCGTAATCGATACCAAATGCCGGGAACGTACCGATAGCGAGGTGCACCGTCGGCTCCCCAAGTGGCGTAACGTTGTGCCACCAGCCTCGGGGAATATAAAAGACATCACCTTCCTCGAGAACGAAATCGAGATAAGGTTCATCCGGACAAGGATATTTGTGTTCGATATATTTACTTTGATGCATGTATAGCGGTGCCTCGAAGGAGGGGGAATACACGATCCAGCGTTTTCTTCCCTTCAGCTGCACCGCGAAAACGTCTCTGGAATCCCAATGCTCACGGTAGGAATCCGTCTTCCCAAATGCAACATATGCGGAGGTGACGGTCTGGCGCCCGGTAAACTGTGCGACGTCCTTCGCATAGTCATTGAACTTCGGTTCATCGTAGATATGATTGGCGACCAGCGTCCCGCCCTGGCGCAGGAAACCATAGAGAGCAGGCCTGTTCAACTTGCGCCGCACGTCCCCGACATGAAAGTACGTGTGCACGTACTTCTCCTTGTCGACATTTCCACTCGGGAATGAAACACGGAAGTGTTCAGACTGAGGATCGCACCTGGAGATGATGTCGTTGATGTCTGCCCAGTGAACGCTCGACGTATCAACCGCCCCCTTGATAATAAAGGGCAATCGCTCTTGATACTTCTGCTTGAATTCATCGGCTTTGATCTTGAAATTAATTTTCATTTTTATGAAGTCTATTTCAGCTCTGCAGGTTCTTTGCAGCATCAGTCAAGAAAAAGGCAGTCAATGCAACATCTCCTGCGCACACAATTCCCAACGAACTGATTGAGTTCTCTCGATTCGAGTATCCAACTCTTACGGACGACACTTGAATCGCACACTCCCTCTTGCAACACTTTGATATTTTGACTGCGTAAGACCGGAGATTTTCTGCCAGAAGGTGATCTGGCAGCCGAGTCACTGGTTAGCTAGTTAGTTTCATTTACGCGTACACGGTCCCGGAATAGCGCCCGCCTGACTTCGATGCGCCCGAGATGAGCAGGATCTCATCAGACGTCAACTCGCGGGCGAAGGCATCCATCAAATCATCATAACTGGCACGACTGCTTTCAAGCCGCTCAAGATTGAGCTGGTTCGCTACCGATTCGATTTTAATCTTCGAGTGCAGTTGCAGGTTGCTTCCTGACATTTTTACTTCTCCTTGAGTTATAAAAATTAAAGGCTTGCGTGGTTTAGTAAAATTTCTTACGGAAAAACGACAATCCGTCTCAAACACACGACCGCACCGCAACCTCGAACCCACTTCCATGCCTTCGAATCGAACGGCCTGAATTTGAGATAGATGGCCATTAAGCCGTTGGGTGGCACATCGCAATATTTCATTTCCATTACGAAATACTGTGCCACGAATGCTAATCCAATTCATATGCCCTACACAAGCAGACGGAATTGGTCGGTAAAGTCAACGCACAGACTTCAGAAGACCCAAAAGCGTCAGGATCTGGTTCCTGCAATCCGAGTTGACCGTAGGCTTGGTCGCTCAACGCTAGGCTGACCGCGCTGCTGTCGCGGTTCTTGACTGAGGCAGGCTCGAAAAAGTGGCCGCTGACGTTTCGTAAAATTGGGAGGCAAAGGCAACCCGCCCTAGAATTTTCAGCCTCATTAAAACTTGAAAAAATGTGAACGAAGAGCGGCACAGACCACAGACTCCTCTATTGACCTGCGCAGGTGCCGCCCCTGAAGGAAGCGAAAATACTGGCGAACGTTGTCGCAATTGATGTGGCAGCATCTCCCCTGTCTTCGTGTATGGTGTGCAGATATGCGACGTAGCCAGACGGCCATTTTGAGAAAAACCTAGCGGCTCAAAGGCGAGAACAGCTGCCTCCATCGCGTCCGGCAGACGAGAATTCTACGGATTGCTCCGCTTTACCTTGACGTCCCTCATCATGAATTGCATGACCGACTCATATGTCTCCTTCAACCGGAGGGCACTGCACGTCGATGGCTTCGCATTGCGATGTGCGGTTTAATGCTCGGCACCACCCGCATCAAGAGCCACGAAATGCTCGACCTCGACGACCTTCGACTCGTCCGCGCGATCGGCACGTCGCGCTCCCTGGCCGCTGCCGCCCGGCTGCTCGACCTCACGCCCCCCGCTGTCACGATCCGCCTGCAGCGGATGGAGGCGCGCCTGAACGCAAGGCTCGCCGTGCGGCAGCCGAAGGGGATTGCGCTGACCGACGAAGGGCAGCGGCTGTATCAGGAAGCCGTCGGCATTCTCGAGCGCGTGGAAGCGCTGCCGGTCAGCATCGCGGGCGACCACGGCGACGTGCAGGGCACGCTGCGCGTCGTCGCCCCGCTCGGCTTCGGCCGCAAGTACGTCGCCCGGATCGTGCGCGACCTGCAGCGTGCGCATCCGAAACTCGAAATCTCGCTCCACCTGTCGGAAAGCCCGTTGACCAGCGCGGCGGGCGCCGACGTAGTCGTCCATGTCGGCAGCCTCAAGTCGTCGTCGTGGATCGGCTATCCGCTCGCGCCCAACGAGCGCTTCCTGTGTGCGAGCCCCGCGTACGCGCGCCGCATCAAGGACCTGAACCATCCGTCCGACCTGACACGATACGACTGCCTGTGCCTGCGCGAGAACGACGAAGACATCCCGCGCTGGCGCTTCTCGCCCGGTAGCGGTGTCAAGGGCGAATCGCGACGGTCTGCCGTCATCCGCGTCACCGGCGCGCTGTCGTCCAACGACGGCACCGTCATCACCGAATGGGCGCTCGCCGGGCTCGGCATCGTCGAACGCTCCGAGCGGGACGTCGCCCCGCTGCTCGCGAACGGCAAGCTCGTCCGGTTGCTGCCGGGCTGGAGCCTGCCGCCAGCGCCGGTGACGGCGTTGTTGCCGTCACGTACCGGCCGCTCCGCGCGGCAGCGCGTTTTTCTCGATGCCGCGCGGCAGTTCCTCGATCCGCCGCCGTGGCGCGGCAAAGCGTGAGCCGGGGCGCGATCCGCGAGATTTTTCGCATTAAATCCCGCTTAATGGCAGATTAATCCTGCATTAAACATGATGCGGGCCAGCTTCCCTACAGTGTCCATCTCGGCAACCTCGCAACAGGACCCACCGTGGACCTTCACACCCTCAACACCCCGGCCGCATTAATCGACGTCGGCCGCATGCGTCGCAACATCGCGCGCATGCAGACGCATCTGGACGCACTCGGCGTCCGGTTCCGGCCGCACGTCAAGACCACCAAATGCCGGCACGTCGTCGACGCGCAAATCGCGGCGGGCGCGCAGGGCATCACGGTGTCGACGCTCAAGGAAGCCGAGCAGTTCTTCGCGGACGGCATCCGCGACATCGTCTATGCGGTCGGCATGGTGCCCGCCAGGCTCGGCCAGGCGCTGGCGCTGCGCCGGCAAGGCTGCGACCTGAAGATCGTCGCCGACAGCCTGCCGGCCGCGCACGCAATCGCCGCCTTCGGGCGCGAGCACGGCGAACGTTTCGACGTGTGGATCGAGGTCGACGTCGACGGCCACCGCTCGGGCGTCCCGCCCGAGTCCGACCTGCTGATCAACGTCGGCCGCGCGCTGACCGACGGCGGCATGCTGCTCGGCGGCGTGCTGGCTCATGCGGGCTCCAGCTACGAATACGACACGCACGAAGCGCTGGTCGCGATCGCCGAACAGGAGCGCAGCCGCACCGTGCGGGCCGCGGAGCGCCTGAGGGGCGCCGGGTTGCCGTGCCCGGTCGTGAGTATCGGATCGACGCCCACCGCGCTGGGGGCGGAGCGGCTCGACGGCGTGACCGAAGTGCGCGCCGGCGTGTACGTGATGTTCGACCTCGTGATGCACAACATCGGCGTGTGCGAACTGTCCGACATCGCGCTGACGGTGCTGACCACCGTCATCGGCCACCAGGAAGAGAAAGGCTGGGCGATCGTCGATGCGGGCTGGATGGCGATGAGCCGCGACCGCGGCACGCAACGCCAGGCGCGCGATTTCGGCTACGGGCAGATCTGCACCGAAGCCGGCGAAGTGCTCGGCGACTACGTGATGAGCGCCGCCAACCAGGAACACGGGATCGTGTCGCGCGCGGGCACGCCGGATACGGGTATCGCGCAGCGGTTTCCGATCGGCACGCGCCTGCGCATCCTGCCGAATCACGCGTGCGCCACCGGCGCGCAACATCCCGAATACCAGGCCGTTGGCGACGACGGCGACGCGCAGACGTGGCCGCGTTTCTACGGCTGGTGAGCGAAGTCCGGCGTTCATGCCGTGTCATCCGCGAATTGACAATTTATCCAATTCTGGACAAACATTAAACATTCTCGATTCGTCTCGTGCCCAACAGGCACCCCCGACCATGCCGACCGACGCCCGCCTCCTTCTCCTCGACCGCGATGCCGTCGAGCCCGCCCTGCAGGCCGCGCAAGTGATGGCGGCCGTTCGCGAAGCCTTCGTGCTGCACAGTGAAAGGGTCGGACGCGTATTCCCCGTCGTGCGCGAGAAGCTGCATACCGGCGGCGTGTTCGGCATCAAGTCGGGCGACGTCGCCGGCCAGGATCTGCTCGGCTTCAAGGCCGCCGGGTTCTGGCCGGGCAACCGGGCACGCGGCGGCGAGCCGCATCAGGCCACCGTCGCACTGTTCGACCCGGCGACGGGCAGGCCGCTGTGCATCATGGACGGCAACGCGATCACCACTGCGCGGACCGGCGCCGCGGGCGGCGTGGGGCTGCAACTGCTCGCCCGCCGCGACAGCACCCGGATCTGCGTGTTCGGCACGGGTGTGCAGGCGCGCGTCCAGCTCGACTACGCGCTCAGGCTGCTGCCGCGGCGATGCACGGTACAGTACGTGAACGTCGGCGGCGAGCCGGAGCCGGCGTTCGAATCGCGCTTCGTCGAACGGTGCAAGATCGGCGTGGCGCGCGGCCGGAACGATGCGGTCGCCAATAGCGACGTGGTGATCACGGCCACGCCCGGCGGCGGCGCGTTGTTCGACGCGGACGCGGTTCAGCCGGGCACCCACCTGACCTGCGTGGGAGCCGATACCGCGGGCAAGCGCGAACTTCCGGCGGGCGTGCTGGAACGCGCGCGCATCGTCGTGGACGATCACGACCAGGCG comes from Burkholderia pyrrocinia and encodes:
- a CDS encoding LysR substrate-binding domain-containing protein, with the protein product MLGTTRIKSHEMLDLDDLRLVRAIGTSRSLAAAARLLDLTPPAVTIRLQRMEARLNARLAVRQPKGIALTDEGQRLYQEAVGILERVEALPVSIAGDHGDVQGTLRVVAPLGFGRKYVARIVRDLQRAHPKLEISLHLSESPLTSAAGADVVVHVGSLKSSSWIGYPLAPNERFLCASPAYARRIKDLNHPSDLTRYDCLCLRENDEDIPRWRFSPGSGVKGESRRSAVIRVTGALSSNDGTVITEWALAGLGIVERSERDVAPLLANGKLVRLLPGWSLPPAPVTALLPSRTGRSARQRVFLDAARQFLDPPPWRGKA
- a CDS encoding ornithine cyclodeaminase family protein, with product MPTDARLLLLDRDAVEPALQAAQVMAAVREAFVLHSERVGRVFPVVREKLHTGGVFGIKSGDVAGQDLLGFKAAGFWPGNRARGGEPHQATVALFDPATGRPLCIMDGNAITTARTGAAGGVGLQLLARRDSTRICVFGTGVQARVQLDYALRLLPRRCTVQYVNVGGEPEPAFESRFVERCKIGVARGRNDAVANSDVVITATPGGGALFDADAVQPGTHLTCVGADTAGKRELPAGVLERARIVVDDHDQARSIGECQWAPDLPRTEIGDILTGATSVDRAAHEITVFDMTGLALQDLTVARFLYRHALDNGTGTAVPWPW
- a CDS encoding JmjC domain-containing protein, encoding MKINFKIKADEFKQKYQERLPFIIKGAVDTSSVHWADINDIISRCDPQSEHFRVSFPSGNVDKEKYVHTYFHVGDVRRKLNRPALYGFLRQGGTLVANHIYDEPKFNDYAKDVAQFTGRQTVTSAYVAFGKTDSYREHWDSRDVFAVQLKGRKRWIVYSPSFEAPLYMHQSKYIEHKYPCPDEPYLDFVLEEGDVFYIPRGWWHNVTPLGEPTVHLAIGTFPAFGIDYAKWVFRKLPECIHARMALENYAQDKETIRLLAEVISERMNDPVCYREFMESHVADQILETRLNLETLGNASVNALECDAQLRLNVLRSDLSDDYLVTSNGKVWFQDDLQPLKDFLVTNPQVNVSQIEEKFPDRTRAELSEALYSLAMNGTIEII
- a CDS encoding DSD1 family PLP-dependent enzyme; the encoded protein is MDLHTLNTPAALIDVGRMRRNIARMQTHLDALGVRFRPHVKTTKCRHVVDAQIAAGAQGITVSTLKEAEQFFADGIRDIVYAVGMVPARLGQALALRRQGCDLKIVADSLPAAHAIAAFGREHGERFDVWIEVDVDGHRSGVPPESDLLINVGRALTDGGMLLGGVLAHAGSSYEYDTHEALVAIAEQERSRTVRAAERLRGAGLPCPVVSIGSTPTALGAERLDGVTEVRAGVYVMFDLVMHNIGVCELSDIALTVLTTVIGHQEEKGWAIVDAGWMAMSRDRGTQRQARDFGYGQICTEAGEVLGDYVMSAANQEHGIVSRAGTPDTGIAQRFPIGTRLRILPNHACATGAQHPEYQAVGDDGDAQTWPRFYGW
- a CDS encoding HlyD family secretion protein, translated to MDKRELFRKEALEARKEARNLYGDVLLFLPRSYKKILVLLLVCILSLLLVLIFGSYTRRVSAKGELFSTLGAIPVYLPKPGIVIKYFVKEDEIVKKGAPLFLVSTEVFGLANRGTSTEAINLLNERKDLLNRQLETEKSIYARRLKNIEYQIRSKQNELKLIGVQIKEVRKKNELLLASLRRYEAARAQEAISEDAMAEKAISAFNSRIDYNERQRLSETLSRDISNLSFEKDKDESEFGKRILSIKGELLALEEQILAAEYRKGAIIKAPASGKVTAIQGVDGSYYDSTKPVSFVVPSQAEIEARLLIPAAAIGFLKKGDVVYVRYSAFPYQQFGQGKGIIYSMSETSLMPDDIALGSKLSVTEPMYLVKVRLERQFVSGNGTRYALKPGLMIDSDIMVERHRIYQWLMRPIFTASERIKQ
- a CDS encoding peptidase domain-containing ABC transporter, whose product is MEKKAYFERLFGTKFPTVLQTESTECGLACVAMLANYHGHHVTLRDLRLKFSVSLKGISLGSLLRVCKHNGLSSRPIRTEIAGLEQIKLPCILHWNFNHFVVLRKIGDEHAIIIDPAYGERKIELGDLSRAFTGVAIEVWPDPEFIVIERQKNIPLSHLMGNLRGRMRALTTILFLAIGLEFLVALSPYYIQLVIDSAIGANDQYVIGALAIGFCIVYLLKNFIGSVRSWFLMYLSTSLNVQWKDNVLDHMLSLPLEYYEKRNMGDVLSRFGAIDFIQRMLTTSFVESVLDGVFSVVILFVLFIYQPLLGSLVLISALLYIAVRWLLNASILGASRNEIVHGAKQSSYLLETIRGIRQVKLYGQQAERRLTWISLFVNQTNAKIKTLKIDVWLKFARTLIFDIQNIAVVWCGAALVIDREYTVGALIAFLGYKLLFESRVIALIDNVFVIQNMQLHADRLGDIVLSRPEETRRDLECDIARLSGSLECKDLFFQYSLFERNVIDGLNFKVEEGESVAIIGPSGCGKSTIFNVILGIYQGARGRILIGGDDVESMSVEKVRSVFGTVLQDDILFGGSIAENISGFDARPDHEWIAKCAAMANIEDEIEAMPMKYATLVGDMGAVLSGGQKQRILLARALYKRPKILLLDEATSHLDMSNEKAVNRAIKSLKITRVIIAHRPETVLSADRIMLMKDGKIDSIITPTEAMSLLESINGSSV
- a CDS encoding efflux transporter outer membrane subunit — translated: MREITFPRLKHCFVGALIPFSAVFAGCAGSVYERPSLDVPARWVQANVVDAHATTDAAPWWTRFGDARLERLIAEALSRNNNLATAALNVRKAQIRAGLAGDPLQFGSEAGVNVRRDFHLDSGEATRNNIGMSRGTVSYTIDLWGRLAQQRSIAEWALLASEADRETARLNVIATTANLYWRLAYLNQRLASEEQSLATALHTQQLVNAQNLAGIVSALERREAEQTVLTQKSSLSQLRQSQVETRNALAIMFNAAPNSNVLEEVLGQEPPALPAGALPVVEGGLPADLLGRRPDMRAAELRLRQSLANVDVVRTSYYPNLSLTSAVGSSSTSLGSLLANPVAILGAGLNLPFLNLKAMRVDTRIAQVEYESAVIGFRQALYQAFSDVESALSARVRLAEQADFRARSLTAAREAEHIYEIRYRAGAVALRMWLDAQEAHRNAELLLARTRLSQLQNFVMLYQTLGGDTSAR